A genomic region of Chionomys nivalis chromosome 12, mChiNiv1.1, whole genome shotgun sequence contains the following coding sequences:
- the Cysltr2 gene encoding cysteinyl leukotriene receptor 2, with the protein MEPTEVSSNNSDRNCTIENFKKEFYPIVYLVIFVWGALGNGFSIYVLLQTYKKSTSVNVFMLNLAISDFLFISTLPFRADYYLRESNWIFGDLTCRVMSYSLYVNMYTSIYFLTVLGVVRFLATVHPFQQLHVTSVKTAWILCGIIWVFIMASSAMLLKNGSEKKNDIILCLEMSPLKFKKLLIMNHVALVAGFLLPFAILTICYLLIIRVLLKVEIPESGLRASHRKALVTIIIAMIIFLLCFLPYHALRTLHLVTWKADACGDALHKATVITLALAATNSCFNPFLYYFAGENFKERLRDVFNKDCLRKAKTKCRLPRIAEEQK; encoded by the coding sequence ATGGAACCAACTGAGGTCTCGAGCAATAATAGTGACAGGAACTGTACAATAGAAAACTTCAAGAAGGAATTTTACCCCATCGTATACCTGGTAATATTTGTCTGGGGAGCCTTGGGAAATGGCTTCTCCATTTATGTCTTGCTACAGACTTACAAGAAGTCCACATCTGTAAATGTTTTCATGCTCAACCTGGCCATTTCAGACTTCCTGTTCATAAGTACCCTGCCATTCAGGGCTGACTACTACTTAAGAGAGTCCAATTGGATATTTGGGGATCTGACCTGCAGAGTTATGTCTTACTCCTTATATGTCAACATGTACACTAGCATTTATTTCCTAACTGTGCTGGGTGTTGTGCGTTTCCTGGCCACTGTCCACCCTTTCCAGCAACTCCACGTCACCAGCGTCAAGACCGCCTGGATCCTCTGTGGGATCATATGGGTTTTTATCATGGCTTCCTCAGCGATGCTTCTGAAGAATGGCTCTGAGAAGAAGAACGACATTATACTGTGCCTGGAGATGAGTCCCCTGAAGTTTAAGAAGCTACTGATCATGAACCACGTTGCGTTGGTGGCAGGCTTCCTGCTCCCATTTGCCATACTCACTATCTGCTACCTACTGATCATCCGGGTCTTGTTAAAGGTGGAGATTCCAGAATCAGGTCTGCGGGCTTCTCACAGGAAGGCCTTGGTCACCATCATCATTGCCATGATCATCTTCCTCCTGTGTTTCCTGCCTTACCATGCACTGCGAACCCTCCACCTGGTCACATGGAAGGCGGATGCCTGTGGAGACGCGTTACATAAGGCCACGGTCATCACACTGGCCTTGGCTGCGACCAATAGCTGCTTCAATCCCTTTCTCTACTACTTTGCTGGGGAGAATTTCAAAGAACGATTAAGGGATGTATTCAACAAAGATTGTCTACGGAAGGCAAAAACAAAGTGCCGCCTTCCTCGGATAGCTGAAGAGCAGAAATAA